In Vibrio sp. STUT-A11, a genomic segment contains:
- a CDS encoding DUF2796 domain-containing protein: MPSKHTLALVIGLSLSTTAMAEEYRQHEAHVHGHVEFNIAQDGKDLLVEITAPGADVVGFEHAPENADQEQELKQAIAKLEDTSSLLTINPQTQCEIADVHVEHTLGSSHDDHDHEGHDHDEHDHHDHEDHDHDEHEHHDHEGHDHDEHEHHDHEGHDHDEHDHDDHEHHDHDTHSGHGEFSAQYRFNCEQIGELSKIKTSWFNQFPNTESVSVNLFTDTTQSAASLDKDNTEIVIK, from the coding sequence ATGCCATCTAAACACACTTTGGCTCTTGTTATCGGCTTGTCTCTATCTACCACTGCAATGGCGGAAGAATACCGCCAACACGAAGCTCACGTACATGGCCATGTCGAATTTAATATCGCACAAGACGGCAAGGATTTATTAGTGGAAATCACCGCTCCGGGTGCAGACGTGGTTGGCTTCGAACACGCTCCAGAGAACGCAGACCAAGAGCAAGAACTGAAACAAGCGATCGCAAAACTGGAAGACACCAGCAGCCTATTGACTATCAACCCACAAACTCAGTGTGAGATTGCAGATGTGCATGTGGAGCATACACTTGGTAGTTCACACGACGATCATGATCATGAGGGTCACGACCATGATGAGCACGATCACCATGACCACGAGGATCACGACCATGATGAACACGAACATCATGACCACGAGGGTCACGACCATGATGAACACGAACATCATGACCACGAAGGTCACGACCATGATGAACACGATCACGATGACCATGAACACCACGATCATGATACGCACAGCGGCCATGGTGAATTCTCTGCGCAGTATCGTTTCAACTGTGAACAGATTGGTGAACTGAGCAAAATCAAAACGTCTTGGTTTAATCAATTCCCAAATACAGAATCAGTCAGCGTTAACCTGTTCACTGATACGACTCAGTCAGCGGCCAGTCTTGACAAAGATAACACCGAAATCGTAATCAAATAA
- the ppa gene encoding inorganic diphosphatase → MSLNHVPAGKSLPEDIYVVIEIPANADPIKYEVDKDSGAVFVDRFMSAPMFYPCNYGYVNNTLSLDGDPVDVLVPTPYPLMPGSVIRCRPVGVLKMTDESGEDAKVVAVPHSKISKEYEHIQDVGDIPELLKAQITHFFERYKELESGKWVKVDGWADVEAAKAEILESYDRAQNK, encoded by the coding sequence ATGAGCCTAAACCATGTACCAGCAGGTAAATCTCTGCCTGAAGATATCTATGTCGTTATCGAAATTCCTGCAAACGCAGACCCAATTAAATACGAAGTAGATAAAGACTCTGGTGCTGTATTTGTTGACCGTTTTATGTCTGCACCAATGTTCTATCCATGTAACTACGGTTACGTGAACAACACACTGTCTCTTGATGGTGACCCTGTAGACGTACTTGTTCCTACTCCATACCCGCTAATGCCGGGCTCAGTAATTCGTTGCCGCCCTGTTGGTGTGCTAAAAATGACGGATGAGTCTGGTGAAGATGCTAAAGTTGTCGCGGTTCCTCACTCTAAAATCTCTAAAGAGTACGAGCACATTCAAGACGTCGGTGACATCCCAGAGCTACTGAAAGCACAAATCACTCATTTCTTTGAGCGTTACAAAGAACTGGAATCCGGTAAATGGGTGAAGGTTGATGGCTGGGCAGACGTGGAAGCCGCAAAAGCTGAAATCCTGGAATCTTACGATCGCGCGCAAAACAAATAA
- a CDS encoding DUF2607 domain-containing protein: protein MVIFRQATFQHWYRTVVLFSATLLIVWNFASIFHQFDVTPEHHAHHHCQLFAGTHHGLAKVQPTIAVQSYTRIKFHDVAENSHYIEEVGSSARAPPNFAQSPSTQTT from the coding sequence ATGGTTATCTTTAGGCAAGCCACATTTCAACATTGGTATCGTACTGTTGTGCTGTTCAGTGCGACTTTGCTGATCGTATGGAATTTTGCCAGCATTTTTCACCAATTCGATGTGACGCCGGAACACCATGCACATCATCACTGTCAGCTATTTGCCGGGACTCACCATGGTTTGGCAAAGGTCCAGCCCACTATCGCCGTCCAGTCTTACACTCGGATCAAATTTCATGATGTGGCTGAAAACTCGCACTACATAGAAGAAGTAGGCAGTTCTGCCCGTGCTCCGCCTAATTTCGCTCAGTCCCCCTCAACTCAAACCACTTAG
- the msrA gene encoding peptide-methionine (S)-S-oxide reductase MsrA, with protein sequence MLNKQTLISIEDALPGREQPMQIEDTHFVNHSSLTAPLQSNQQQILLGMGCFWGAERLFWQLDGVISTSVGYSGGHTKNPTYEEVCTGKTGHTEVVRVVFDEQVISLEQLLATFWERHDPTQGMRQGNDLGTQYRSAIYTYSQQQQDIAEHSKLQYQQALKEEQRAAITTEIQSAGPYYFAETYHQQYLAKNPEGYCGLGGTGVCFPPSLQD encoded by the coding sequence ATGCTCAACAAACAAACACTAATCAGTATAGAAGATGCTCTACCAGGTCGAGAGCAGCCGATGCAAATTGAAGATACTCATTTTGTTAATCATTCCAGTTTAACGGCACCATTGCAGTCTAACCAACAGCAAATTCTATTAGGTATGGGTTGTTTTTGGGGAGCGGAGCGCCTGTTCTGGCAACTGGATGGCGTCATCTCAACATCAGTAGGTTACTCCGGCGGGCATACGAAAAACCCAACCTATGAAGAAGTATGTACGGGAAAAACCGGACACACTGAAGTCGTTAGAGTGGTATTTGATGAGCAAGTAATCTCTCTGGAACAACTTCTGGCTACATTTTGGGAACGACACGACCCAACACAAGGGATGCGTCAGGGTAACGATCTCGGTACGCAATATCGTTCGGCTATCTACACGTATTCGCAACAGCAGCAAGACATCGCAGAGCATTCAAAACTTCAGTATCAACAAGCACTGAAAGAGGAACAAAGAGCGGCCATCACCACCGAAATTCAATCGGCAGGGCCATATTACTTTGCTGAAACGTACCACCAGCAATACTTGGCGAAGAACCCTGAAGGCTACTGCGGTCTTGGCGGTACAGGTGTATGTTTTCCACCAAGTTTACAAGACTAA
- a CDS encoding DUF1107 domain-containing protein has translation MLREFAVYRPLQVARFVKTLFKGQFFIAGVGNFDFDNGKVLLPDVKDQKRLSVFKEVNQAISSL, from the coding sequence ATGCTACGTGAATTCGCAGTATATCGACCACTCCAGGTGGCTCGTTTTGTAAAGACGCTGTTTAAAGGCCAGTTTTTCATCGCAGGTGTTGGGAATTTTGATTTCGACAATGGTAAGGTTCTGCTTCCTGACGTAAAAGATCAGAAAAGACTTTCGGTATTCAAAGAAGTGAATCAGGCGATATCTTCGCTATAA
- a CDS encoding ABC transporter ATP-binding protein, with translation MTDSTSSVVELNNAQFIWPSSDSATIDIPHLRITPGEHVFIKGPSGCGKSTLLALLTGINTLSSGALSVLDTDLSALSASQRDKFRADHIGYIFQQFNLLPYLNVIENVLLPCQFSQVRRERIAPRASHQALAEQASGLLERLHLPKSLHSRPVSELSIGQQQRVAAARALMGHPAVVIADEPTSALDHDNRMAFIELLMEQANQANATLVFVSHDPTLESLFNRTINLPEINQANTLGGLS, from the coding sequence ATGACTGATTCAACATCAAGCGTTGTTGAACTCAATAATGCCCAATTTATTTGGCCAAGTTCAGACAGCGCTACCATCGATATCCCTCACCTACGCATCACGCCCGGTGAGCATGTCTTTATCAAAGGCCCCAGCGGATGCGGTAAGTCAACACTTCTGGCATTACTTACCGGTATTAATACACTAAGCTCGGGGGCTTTATCGGTATTAGACACCGATTTATCGGCGCTATCAGCAAGTCAAAGAGACAAATTTCGCGCCGATCATATTGGCTATATTTTCCAACAATTTAATCTGTTGCCCTATCTCAACGTGATTGAAAACGTATTGCTGCCCTGCCAGTTCAGCCAAGTAAGGCGTGAACGTATTGCGCCGAGAGCAAGCCATCAAGCATTAGCAGAACAGGCGTCAGGGTTATTAGAAAGACTGCATTTGCCAAAAAGCCTGCATTCTCGTCCAGTATCAGAGTTGAGCATTGGCCAACAACAGCGAGTAGCTGCAGCACGAGCTCTGATGGGGCACCCAGCGGTAGTGATTGCTGACGAGCCAACGTCCGCTCTGGATCATGACAACAGAATGGCTTTCATTGAATTGCTGATGGAACAAGCTAATCAAGCCAACGCGACCTTGGTCTTTGTCAGCCATGATCCAACCTTAGAGTCTTTGTTTAACCGCACGATTAACCTGCCTGAAATCAACCAAGCGAATACATTAGGAGGGTTATCATGA
- a CDS encoding translocation/assembly module TamB domain-containing protein: MMKKVFKWTKWLSLGLIGLLLLIITLVSTVLFTHPGLKLAIWGAEKALPQLQVEKVQGALFPRFALENVSFADQSLHVDAKVERLTLAVNFRCFFDPRVCVDELSLQGVNFQMPELPPASDEPEEETPPLRSISTPVPIFVNKVSLNDINLNVLGNRVDWQQFTTALSMQGDRLVIAPTALKEINVALAPTDTEQAPADTEAAESETAAVVGVEAESVDTEVADSQTDAEPQDIVLPEVWIPLTVDARRLDIHNFKLAGETPVIVHHLGLVAKAGRDRVDLQTLELDMPEVEATLSTQVTLSADYPLSAQLDALVKHAEAKGQKLSLSASGSAADLALKATLSELTKAEIQAELQPLKAQLPFDVTINDVEAQWPLSGESDYQVAVPSLTAKGSLEGYEVALETKASGKDIPALDVALNGKGTLEQIDLESLVVKTLGGELSGKVMANWAAPINWQADLNLQHIQPGLQWQEAEGDISGSLSTSGALTEQGGWQVSLPTLDIDGVLRGYPLKVKGQLEASAPNGKAEDIQLTTQGLVLAHGPNQLSAKGNVDQQILLDVEVNFPDFAKSVPDLSGNMNGKIAVRGSLKEPAINLDLTVNKANWQQLAKVETVTLKGDVSPLPAPKANVSLVVNNITYDSFSIDSADLEVSGDEKQHQLTLDVVSDIVSTSLEIQGAFTQKPEMIWDGALTRLSLDTVQGPWALQKSTAVKVNIDKQIADVQAHCWLQADSSVCLSENISVGKSGEAKLAVNNFDFSQIKTLLPAETKLQGSVNAQAFAKWAPNMKPEVTLNVDMPPGKVEQALEQPITVGWDSVSFTAALAKDKLDAQWLVDVSDNGDISGKVSLLNVSAERPEIVGNVALSTLHLDFLAPLIGEYSLFKANMNTDLALSGDVMHPKVNGEFLIDQLNLNGEVTPIDIDSGQVLINFKGHQADLNAGINTPDGKLEITGDADWQDLANWRTSARVFAEELKVDMPPMVKIKVEPDMTIEATPNFAKVQGNINLPWGRIVVEELPPSAVGVSSDLVILDENLQPVDDTVAVPFNVETDINIKIGNDFQLAAFGLKGGLQGNLNVTQKDKGPFIVGEVNIVDGSYRSFGQDLVIDEGKIMMNGPADEPYLSISAIRNPDNTQDDVTAGVRVTGPASDPSLEIFSEPSMPQANALSYLLRGQDIDAESGGNAMTTTLIGLSLAKSGRVVGQIGEAFGVQDLQLDTAGSGDDSQVTVSGYILPGLQVKYGVGIFNSLGEFTVRYRLMQDLYLEAVSGVDSAVDLLYQFEFD; this comes from the coding sequence ATGATGAAAAAAGTGTTTAAGTGGACCAAATGGCTATCGCTCGGTTTGATTGGTCTGCTGTTGTTGATCATCACTTTAGTCTCAACCGTTCTTTTTACTCACCCTGGGTTAAAGCTCGCCATATGGGGCGCAGAAAAAGCCCTGCCACAATTACAGGTGGAGAAAGTGCAGGGGGCATTATTCCCACGATTTGCATTGGAAAACGTCAGCTTTGCTGATCAATCACTGCATGTTGATGCCAAAGTTGAACGCCTGACATTGGCGGTTAACTTTCGTTGCTTTTTCGATCCTAGAGTATGTGTCGATGAGCTTTCACTGCAGGGTGTAAACTTCCAGATGCCGGAACTTCCACCGGCGAGTGACGAGCCAGAAGAAGAGACGCCTCCGCTGCGTTCAATCAGTACGCCAGTGCCAATTTTCGTCAACAAAGTTAGCCTTAATGATATCAACCTGAATGTTTTGGGTAATCGAGTTGACTGGCAGCAATTCACGACTGCGTTATCGATGCAGGGCGACCGCTTAGTCATTGCACCAACAGCATTAAAAGAGATCAATGTTGCATTAGCGCCAACGGACACCGAACAAGCACCGGCTGATACAGAAGCTGCTGAATCTGAGACTGCCGCCGTCGTGGGAGTTGAAGCTGAGAGCGTGGACACTGAAGTCGCTGATTCTCAGACCGATGCAGAACCACAAGATATCGTTTTACCTGAAGTCTGGATTCCGTTGACCGTCGATGCCCGACGTCTTGATATTCATAACTTCAAGTTAGCGGGTGAAACGCCGGTTATTGTTCATCATCTCGGCTTGGTGGCGAAGGCGGGTCGTGATCGTGTTGATTTGCAAACGCTTGAGCTCGACATGCCTGAAGTTGAGGCTACGCTGAGTACGCAAGTGACACTTTCCGCAGACTATCCTCTTAGTGCTCAACTGGATGCGCTAGTGAAACATGCTGAGGCGAAAGGGCAGAAATTGTCGCTGTCGGCATCGGGCTCTGCAGCTGATTTAGCACTGAAAGCCACATTGTCTGAACTGACTAAAGCCGAAATCCAAGCCGAACTTCAGCCACTGAAAGCGCAGTTACCTTTTGATGTAACCATTAATGATGTCGAAGCGCAGTGGCCTTTGTCGGGAGAAAGTGACTATCAGGTTGCTGTACCGAGTCTTACCGCTAAAGGCTCGTTAGAGGGCTACGAGGTGGCGCTGGAAACTAAAGCATCTGGTAAGGATATTCCTGCGCTAGATGTGGCGCTAAACGGAAAGGGCACCTTAGAACAAATTGATCTGGAAAGTCTGGTGGTGAAAACCTTGGGCGGCGAGCTGTCGGGCAAGGTCATGGCTAACTGGGCGGCACCAATCAACTGGCAAGCCGATCTCAACTTACAACATATCCAGCCGGGTCTTCAGTGGCAGGAAGCCGAAGGCGACATAAGCGGTAGCTTATCAACCTCTGGGGCGCTGACGGAGCAAGGCGGCTGGCAGGTTAGTCTTCCTACCCTTGATATTGATGGTGTGTTACGCGGTTATCCACTGAAAGTGAAGGGGCAGTTAGAAGCTTCTGCTCCAAATGGCAAAGCCGAGGATATCCAGCTTACCACGCAAGGTTTAGTACTAGCTCATGGCCCTAACCAGTTGAGTGCCAAGGGTAATGTTGATCAACAAATCCTGCTGGACGTTGAGGTTAACTTCCCTGATTTCGCGAAAAGTGTGCCTGATCTTAGCGGTAATATGAACGGTAAAATCGCGGTGCGGGGCAGCTTAAAAGAACCGGCCATCAATCTGGATCTTACCGTCAATAAAGCGAACTGGCAGCAGCTAGCTAAAGTAGAAACGGTCACGTTGAAAGGGGATGTTTCACCGTTACCGGCACCAAAAGCTAACGTAAGCTTGGTGGTCAACAATATCACCTATGACAGCTTCAGCATAGACAGCGCTGATCTTGAAGTGTCGGGAGATGAAAAACAGCATCAACTCACCCTGGATGTGGTTTCGGATATCGTATCAACCAGCTTGGAAATCCAAGGCGCATTTACTCAGAAGCCTGAAATGATCTGGGACGGTGCGCTAACTCGTTTGTCACTTGATACCGTTCAAGGGCCTTGGGCACTGCAAAAGTCGACGGCGGTGAAGGTCAATATCGATAAGCAGATCGCGGATGTTCAGGCGCACTGTTGGTTGCAAGCTGATTCGAGTGTGTGTTTATCTGAAAACATCAGTGTTGGCAAAAGTGGTGAGGCGAAGTTAGCGGTGAACAACTTTGACTTTAGCCAAATCAAGACACTATTACCGGCAGAGACTAAATTGCAAGGCTCTGTGAACGCACAAGCTTTTGCGAAGTGGGCTCCCAACATGAAGCCAGAAGTGACGCTGAATGTCGACATGCCACCAGGCAAGGTGGAACAGGCTCTGGAGCAGCCTATTACGGTTGGTTGGGATAGTGTCAGCTTTACGGCCGCACTAGCGAAAGACAAACTGGACGCACAGTGGCTGGTAGATGTATCGGATAACGGAGATATAAGCGGTAAGGTTTCATTACTTAATGTTTCTGCCGAGCGACCAGAGATTGTTGGTAATGTGGCACTTTCGACGCTCCATTTGGACTTCTTAGCGCCATTGATTGGCGAGTACAGCTTGTTTAAAGCCAATATGAATACCGATTTAGCGCTCTCTGGTGACGTGATGCACCCTAAGGTAAACGGAGAGTTCCTGATTGACCAACTTAATCTGAATGGTGAAGTGACGCCAATCGATATTGATTCGGGTCAGGTCCTGATTAACTTTAAAGGTCATCAAGCTGACTTAAACGCAGGCATCAACACCCCAGACGGAAAGTTGGAAATCACTGGTGATGCAGATTGGCAAGACTTGGCAAATTGGCGAACCAGCGCTCGTGTGTTTGCTGAAGAATTAAAAGTCGATATGCCACCAATGGTGAAAATCAAAGTTGAGCCCGATATGACGATTGAAGCGACACCGAACTTCGCTAAGGTACAAGGTAATATTAACCTGCCTTGGGGGCGTATCGTGGTTGAAGAGTTGCCACCGAGTGCCGTTGGCGTTTCGAGTGACTTGGTCATTCTGGATGAAAACTTACAGCCAGTTGATGATACGGTAGCAGTACCGTTTAATGTTGAAACTGATATTAACATCAAGATCGGTAACGACTTCCAGCTTGCGGCGTTTGGCCTAAAAGGCGGTTTGCAGGGTAATCTCAACGTAACCCAAAAAGACAAAGGACCATTTATTGTTGGTGAGGTCAACATCGTCGATGGTTCTTACCGCTCATTTGGTCAGGATCTGGTTATTGACGAAGGTAAAATCATGATGAATGGCCCAGCGGATGAACCTTATCTGTCGATTTCCGCCATTCGTAATCCTGATAATACGCAAGATGATGTGACCGCGGGGGTTCGGGTTACAGGTCCCGCATCGGATCCAAGTTTGGAAATCTTCTCAGAACCGTCGATGCCTCAGGCTAACGCGCTGTCCTACCTATTACGAGGTCAAGACATCGATGCAGAGTCAGGTGGCAATGCCATGACAACGACCCTGATTGGCTTGAGTCTGGCGAAAAGTGGTCGTGTAGTCGGTCAGATAGGCGAAGCCTTTGGCGTACAAGATTTACAGCTCGATACCGCAGGATCGGGAGATGACTCTCAGGTGACGGTCAGTGGTTACATTCTCCCTGGCCTGCAGGTGAAATATGGTGTGGGAATCTTTAACTCGTTGGGTGAATTTACGGTTCGTTACCGATTAATGCAGGATCTGTATTTAGAAGCGGTTTCTGGTGTAGACAGTGCAGTTGATCTACTCTATCAATTTGAGTTTGATTAA
- a CDS encoding autotransporter assembly complex family protein gives MIKKALPIIVVGLFAFSHNVSAKVSLKLQGIDGALEENVQAYLTSIPEEDYSTSLRFQARLDESITEALNALGYYHAEISYSVTENNDELIIDIAKGLPVKIKVMDILITGEAQEDEAFDALLAASPLKVGRVLNQSEYDSLKSGIRNLALQRGYFKGDYQLSRLEVVPAFNEANIRLHYDSGIRYHFGSINITGSQIWDERVASLSPFEEGEPYLVSSVGEYNQNLSNTDWFSSVFVEPDLTMLDEGRDLPVKVSLAPAAKNQIETGIGYSTDTGVRGTLKWKKPWISSRGHSLDTALSLSQPEQTITAGYKIPLDDVLHEYYQLQFGLKHVDNRDTQSLESNLAVERHWIVDDGWRKTLYVRHLYENFSQGLQEDGVHFLLPGATFSRTRVRGGSMPMWGDKQTITFEYGDPAVLSATRVFRFLGRTSWIRGIGENHRGLFRLEGGANFMEEFDKLPPSLRFFAGGDNNIRGYGYESISPVDESGALTGAKYILSSTLEYQYRITGNWWGATFYDIGDAFNDTPVWKSGAGVGIRWASPVGPVSFDFAWGLDDPEKNEFRIHFSLGPEL, from the coding sequence ATGATAAAAAAAGCTCTCCCGATCATTGTTGTTGGCCTGTTTGCCTTTTCCCACAACGTCTCTGCCAAAGTATCTCTTAAGCTACAGGGTATCGATGGTGCGTTAGAAGAAAATGTTCAAGCTTATCTAACGTCGATTCCTGAAGAAGACTACTCGACTTCGTTGCGTTTTCAAGCGCGATTAGATGAAAGTATCACTGAAGCCCTCAACGCGCTTGGGTATTATCACGCAGAGATTTCATACTCTGTTACTGAAAATAATGATGAACTGATCATCGATATTGCAAAAGGCTTACCAGTCAAAATTAAAGTCATGGATATCTTGATTACTGGTGAAGCGCAAGAGGATGAAGCATTTGATGCGCTTCTGGCGGCATCTCCTTTAAAAGTTGGTCGAGTCCTTAATCAAAGCGAATACGATAGTCTCAAGTCAGGAATACGTAATTTAGCCTTGCAGCGCGGTTACTTCAAAGGAGATTATCAACTCAGCCGTTTGGAAGTGGTGCCTGCATTCAATGAAGCGAACATTCGTTTGCATTATGACAGTGGTATCCGCTATCACTTTGGTTCCATCAATATCACTGGTAGTCAGATTTGGGATGAGCGTGTTGCGTCGTTAAGTCCTTTTGAGGAGGGCGAACCTTACTTAGTCTCGAGTGTCGGGGAGTATAACCAGAACCTGTCTAATACCGATTGGTTCTCGTCCGTGTTTGTTGAACCCGATCTGACCATGCTGGATGAAGGACGTGATTTGCCTGTTAAGGTCTCTCTTGCTCCGGCTGCCAAAAACCAGATAGAAACCGGTATTGGCTACTCTACTGATACTGGTGTCCGCGGTACCTTGAAATGGAAAAAGCCTTGGATCAGCTCTCGTGGCCACAGCCTCGATACCGCACTTTCCCTCTCTCAGCCAGAACAAACCATTACCGCAGGCTACAAAATACCGCTTGATGATGTTCTACATGAATACTACCAACTTCAGTTTGGCCTGAAGCATGTAGATAACCGTGATACTCAGAGTTTAGAATCAAACTTAGCAGTAGAGCGTCACTGGATAGTCGATGATGGCTGGCGTAAGACCTTGTATGTACGTCACCTGTACGAAAACTTCTCTCAGGGTTTACAAGAAGATGGGGTGCACTTCTTGCTACCTGGGGCGACGTTTTCACGTACACGAGTACGTGGGGGAAGTATGCCAATGTGGGGCGATAAGCAAACCATCACTTTTGAATATGGTGATCCGGCCGTGTTGTCTGCGACCCGAGTGTTTCGCTTTCTGGGCAGAACCTCCTGGATTCGTGGAATTGGTGAAAACCATCGCGGACTTTTCCGCCTAGAAGGCGGCGCTAACTTTATGGAAGAGTTCGATAAGTTGCCTCCATCGTTGCGCTTCTTTGCTGGTGGTGACAACAACATTCGTGGTTATGGTTACGAATCCATCTCGCCTGTCGATGAAAGTGGGGCGCTAACGGGGGCAAAATATATCCTGAGCAGCACGCTGGAATATCAATACCGTATTACCGGGAACTGGTGGGGAGCGACCTTTTACGATATTGGTGACGCATTTAATGACACACCCGTGTGGAAATCGGGGGCCGGGGTCGGTATTCGCTGGGCATCACCGGTTGGACCGGTCAGTTTTGATTTTGCATGGGGGTTGGATGATCCAGAGAAGAACGAATTTCGCATCCATTTCTCTTTGGGGCCTGAACTATGA
- a CDS encoding gamma-glutamylcyclotransferase, giving the protein MQHLVFVYGTLRKGEYNHHYLSTAQFLGLHESDAQYTLYDLGPYPGVSEGHRSVQGEVYMIDDDTLVALDKLEDVPVEYRRESISTPFGQAWIYIYQDTEHLTDEISSGDWCQRV; this is encoded by the coding sequence ATGCAGCATTTAGTCTTTGTATACGGAACGTTACGCAAAGGGGAGTACAATCATCACTATTTGAGTACCGCACAATTCCTTGGTCTCCATGAAAGTGATGCTCAATATACTTTGTATGACTTAGGGCCTTACCCTGGGGTGTCTGAAGGACATCGCTCAGTACAAGGTGAAGTGTATATGATTGATGACGATACGCTGGTTGCACTTGATAAGCTTGAGGATGTTCCTGTGGAGTACCGTCGAGAGAGCATCAGTACGCCATTTGGTCAGGCTTGGATTTACATTTATCAAGATACCGAGCATTTGACCGATGAAATATCATCTGGGGACTGGTGCCAGAGAGTCTAG
- a CDS encoding YtfJ family protein: protein MKTNTLLPLLLALTSSLSFANNLSIGENVPDVRVGAYGEIVMQGEGVAYQPWATQNMFGKVRVIQAIAGRSSAKEMNAPLMSAITAAKFPEESYQTTTIINQDDAIWGTGSFVKSSAQDSKKEFPWSSMVLDENGLVAKAWGLKQESSAIIVQDKQGKVLFTKEGPLNQDEITQVIELIKQNI from the coding sequence ATGAAAACTAACACTCTCCTACCACTCCTACTGGCTCTGACCTCAAGCCTTTCATTCGCAAATAATTTATCCATCGGTGAAAATGTTCCAGATGTCAGAGTCGGAGCTTACGGTGAAATTGTGATGCAAGGGGAAGGCGTTGCATACCAACCATGGGCTACACAGAACATGTTTGGCAAAGTGCGTGTTATTCAGGCGATAGCCGGACGTAGCAGTGCGAAAGAAATGAACGCACCTTTGATGTCTGCCATCACCGCCGCGAAGTTCCCTGAAGAAAGCTACCAAACCACAACGATCATTAATCAGGATGATGCGATTTGGGGTACTGGATCCTTCGTTAAGTCTTCAGCGCAAGACAGTAAGAAGGAATTTCCGTGGTCATCAATGGTATTGGATGAAAATGGCTTAGTAGCAAAAGCGTGGGGATTGAAGCAAGAAAGTTCAGCGATCATCGTTCAGGATAAGCAAGGTAAAGTGCTTTTCACCAAAGAGGGGCCTTTGAACCAAGACGAGATCACACAAGTGATTGAGTTAATCAAACAAAACATCTAA